The proteins below are encoded in one region of Brassica napus cultivar Da-Ae chromosome A6, Da-Ae, whole genome shotgun sequence:
- the LOC125610053 gene encoding E3 ubiquitin-protein ligase UPL1-like isoform X4, with translation MPSQVPPKIKSFINSVTAVPLDQIQEPLSCFHWDFDDKGDFHHWVDLFNHFDTYFEKHIKARKDLHVEQQDSEDESTPPLPKDALLQILRVIRVVLDNCTNIHFFTSYEHLSLLLASTDTDVVEACLQTLASFFKRQNDIYFIRDASLNSKLFSLAQGWGGKEEGLGLTSCATTENTCDLVSHLLGSTLHFEFYASGESSTELPGGLQVIHLPDVSLRAESDLELLNKLVTDHNVPPSLRFVLLTRLRFARAFSSLSTRLQYTRIRLYAFILLVQASGDTQKVVSFFNGEPEFVNELVTLLSYETTVPEKIRLLCLLSLVALSQDRTRQTTVLTAVTSRGLLSGLMQKAIDSVLCNTSKSSLAFAEALLSLVTVLVSSSSGCSAMQEAGLIPILVPLIKDTDPQHLHLVSTAVHILEAFMDYSNPAAALFRDLGGLDDTIFRLKLEVSRTEDNVNEKVCGSDSNGRASHVLGDSLNRPDTEQLPYSEALISYYRRLLLKALLSAISLGTYSPGNTNLYGSEESLLPECLCIIFRRAKYFGGGVFSLATTVMSDLIHKDPTCFNTLDSSGVTSAFLDAISDEVICSAQAITCIPQSLDALCLNNSGLQAVKDRNALRCFVNIFTSSSYLRALTGDTPSALSSGLDELLRHQSSLRTYGVDMFIEILNSMLIIGSGMEASTSVSADVPTDAATAPMEIDADEKSLAISDEAEPSSAASPANTELFLPDCVCNVARLFEIVLQNAEVCSLFVEKKGIDVVLQLLSLPVMPLSTSFGQNFSVAFKNFSPQHSASLSRTVCSYLRERLKGTNELLGAIKGTQLLKLESAVQMTILRSLFCLEGMLSLSNFLLKGTSSVIAELSAADADVLKELGLTYKQIIWQMALSSETKEDEKKSVDGGPDNSILASSSTVERESEEDSRNASAVRYTNHVSIRRSTSQSIWRGGRDLSVMRSIESMHGRTRQAISRTRGGRTRRHLEAFNFDSEIPPDLPGTSSSHELKKKSTEVLTVEILDKLNCTLRLFFTALVKGGFTSANRRRIDGAPLSSASKKTLGNAIAKVFLEALNFDGNGVTAEHDIFLSVKCRYLGKVVDDMASLTFDTRRRVCFTAMINSFYVHGTFKQLLTTFEATSQLLWTVPFSVTASDTENEKPGERNIWSRKTWLVDTLQIYCRALDYFVNSTFLLSPASTSQTQLLVQQEQASIGLSIELHPVPREPETFVRNLQSQVLDVILPIWNHPMFPDCNPNFVASVTSLVTHIYSGVVDATQNQARGTNQRALPLQPDETIVGMIVEMGFSRSRAEYALRRVGTNSVEIAIEWLFANPEHTVQEDDELAQALALSLGNASKTPKPVDVPLEEADPKEPSVDEVITASVKLFESDDSMAFPLMDLFVTLCSRNKGEDRPKIVSFLIQQLKLVQVDFSKDTGALTMLPHILALVLSEDDNTREIAAQDGIVTVAIDILTNFKLKSESESQILAPKCISALLLILSMMLQARTRISSEFLEGNHGGSLEPSDYPQDSAAALKKVLSSDVAKEESKPDLESVFGKSTGYLTMEEGQKALLIACGLVKQCVPEMIMQAVLQLCARLTKTHALAIQFLENGALSSLFNLPKKCFFPGYDTVASVIVRHLVEDPQTLQIAMESEIRQTLSGKRHVGRVLPQTFLTTMAPVISRDPVVFMKAVASTCQLESSGGRDFVIPSKEKEKPKVSSSEQGLPLNEPLRISENKLHDGSGKCSKSHRRVPANFIQVIDQLIDIVLSFPRVKRQEDDETNLIAMEVDVPATKVKGKSKVGDPEEAEFGSEELARVTFILKLLSDIVIMYLHGTSVILRRDTEISQLRGSNLPDNSPGNGGLIYHIIHRLLPISLKNSVGSEVWKEKLSEKASWFLVVFCSRSSEGRRRIISELSSVLSVLASLGKSSSSKSVLLPDKRVLAFAGLVYSILTKNSSSSNLPGCGCSPDVAKSMIDGGIIKCLTSILHVIDLDHPDAPKLVTLILKSLETLTSAANTAEQLKSAGSNETKGTDSNERHDSRGTSTEAEVDESNRNNSSLQQVTDAAENGQEHPQISSQSEGGRGSSQTQAMPQEMRIEGEETILPEPIQMDFMGEEDDQIEMNFHVENRAGDDGDDAMGDEEDDDEEGFDDIGPELEDDEDADLVADGARSVMSLSGTDAEDPEDTGLGDEYNDDMIDEDEDDIHENRVIEVQWREALDGLDHFQILGRSGGGNEFIDDFEGMNMGDLVTLQRPGFDRRRQADINSFHRSGSQVHGFQHPLFSRPLRTGNTASVSASAGRNDISQFYMFDTPVIPFDQVPSNPFSDRLGGSGAPPPLTDYSVVDMDSSRRGVGNSRWTDIGHPQPSSQSASIAQLIEEHFISNLRASALADSVVERETNSTEVQEQQHPSVGSESVLGDGNDGGQQSEAHEMLNNNDNVDNPPDVTAGIFSQARANLASPVLLQPLPMNSTPNEIDRMEVGEGDGVPIEQADVVAVDLVSTAQGQPDTSSSQNVSGMGTPIPVDDPISNCQPSGDVHMSSDGAEGNQSVEPSLLSRDNNELSSREATQDASNDEQLAEGSLELDGRAPEANSIDPTFLEALPEELRAEVLASQQAQSVQPPTYEPPSVEDIDPEFLAALPPDIQTEVLAQQRVQRMAHQSQGQPTDMDNASIIATLPADLREEVLLTSSEAVLAALPSPLLAEAQMLRDRAMSHYQARSHSNRRNGLGYNRLTGMNRNVGVTIGQRDVSSFADGLKVKEMEGDRLVDVEALKSLIRLLRLAQPLGKGLLHRLLFNLCAHRVTRANLVQLLLDLIRPEMETSPSELAISNQQRLYGCQSNVIYGRSQLLNGLPPLVFRRVLEVLTYLATNHSAVADMLFYFDSSLVSQLSKPKPSVCEGKGKETVTHVTDSRNLEIPLVVFLKLLNRPQLLQSTSHLALVIGLLQEVVYTAASRIEGWSPLSSLSEKSEEKPVGEEASSETRKDAKSEQVDEADKQSVARVKNCADIYNIFLQLPQSDLCNLCLLLGYEGLSDKIYLLAGKVIKKLAAVDVAHRRFFAKELSQLASGLSASTVRELATLSNTEKMSHSTGSMAGASLLRVLQVLSSLTSTIDDGNPGTEKETEQEEQNIMERLNMALEPLWQELSQCISMTEVQLDHTSATTTVSSVNPGDHALGVTAPSPISPGTQRFLPLIEAFFVLCEKIQTPSILHQDQANVTAGEVKESALSLSSKTSVDSQKKIDGSLTFAKFAEKHKRLLNSFVRKNPSLLEKSLSMMLKAPRLIDFDNKKAYFRSRIKHQHDQHISGPLRISVRRAYMLEDSYNQLRMRSLQDLRGRLNVQFQGEEGVDAGGLTREWYQLVSRVIFDKGALLFTTVGNDATFQPNPNSVYQNEHLSYFKFVGRMVAKALFDGQLLDVYFTRSFYKHILGVKVTYHDIEAVDPDYYKNLKWLLENDVSDILDLTFSMDADEEKHILYEKTEVTDYELKPRGRNIRVTEETKHEYVDLVAGHILTNAIRPQINAFLEGFNELIPRELVSIFNDKELELLISGLPEIDFDDLKANTEYTSYTAGSPVIHWFWEVVKAFSKEDMARFLQFVTGTSKVPLEGFKALQGISGPQRLQIHKAYGGPERLPSAHTCFNQLDLPEYPSKEQLEERLLLAIHEASEGFGFA, from the exons ATGCCTTCCCAAGTC CCTCCCAAGATCAAATCGTTCATCAATAGCGTCACTGCTGTTCCCCTCGACCAAATTCAAGAACCCCTTTCCTGTTTTCACTGGGATTTCGACGACAAG GGTGACTTCCATCACTGGGTGGATCTCTTCAATCATTTCGACACATATTTTGAGAAGCACATTAAAGCTAGGAAGGATCTTCATGTTGAGCAACAAGACTCTGAGGACGAATCTACTCCTCCTCTCCCAAAGGATGCTCTTCTTCAGATTCTCCGTGTTATCCGAGTTGTGTTAGATAACTGCACAAACATTCATTTTTTTACTTCTTATGAG CATCTTTCTCTCCTGCTTGCATCTACTGATACAGATGTCGTTGAAGCCTGTCTGCAGACGTTGGCTTCCTTTTTCAAGAGGCAAAATGATATTTACTTCATAAGAGATGCTTCTCTTAATTCAAAACTATTTTCTCTTGCCCAAGGCTGGGGTGGCAAAGAGGAAGGTCTTGGCTTGACATCATGTGCTACTACAGAAAACACTTGTGATCTGGTTTCTCACCTCCTTGGTTCTACTCTTCATTTTGAGTTTTATGCTTCTGGTGAATCATCAACTGAGCTTCCGGGCGGTTTACAAGTTATCCATCTACCTGATGTCAGCTTGCGTGCAGAGTCTGATCTGGAACTTCTCAACAAATTAGTCACTGACCATAACGTTCCTCCCAGTTTAAGGTTCGTGTTGTTGACCAGGTTGAGATTTGCAAGGGCGTTTTCATCTTTGTCGACCCGGCTGCAGTACACACGCATTCGCTTATATGCATTCATTCTTTTGGTTCAAGCTAGTGGCGACACCCAGAAAGTGGTTTCTTTCTTTAATGGAGAACCCGAGTTTGTAAATGAGTTAGTTACACTGCTGAGCTATGAGACTACTGTCCCAGAGAAAATAAGGCTACTGTGCCTGCTTTCCTTGGTTGCATTATCGCAAGATCGAACTCGGCAGACGACTGTGTTAACTGCAGTCACGTCTCGTGGTTTACTATCTGGCCTTATGCAGAAAGCTATTGATTCCGTTCTTTGTAATACTTCCAAGTCGTCTCTGGCTTTTGCGGAAGCCTTGTTATCCCTTGTTACTGTCTTGGTCTCATCATCGTCTGGATGTTCAGCCATGCAAGAAGCTGGTCTTATTCCAATTCTAGTGCCTCTCATCAAAGATACCGATCCCCAGCACTTGCATTTGGTCAGTACCGCTGTGCATATATTAGAAGCCTTCATGGATTACAGCAATCCAGCTGCTGCTTTGTTCAGAGATTTGGGTGGCTTAGATGATACTATCTTTCGGTTGAAACTGGAAGTCTCTCGTACCGAAGACAATGTCAACGAAAAAGTTTGCGGTTCAGACAGTAATGGGAGGGCTTCACATGTCCTTGGTGATTCTCTTAATCGGCCTGATACTGAACAGCTTCCCTATTCTGAGGCATTAATTTCGTATTACAGGAGATTGTTGTTAAAAGCCTTGTTATCTGCAATCTCTCTTGGAACTTATTCTCCTGGTAATACTAACCTCTATGGTTCCGAGGAGAGCTTGCTGCCTGAATGCTTATGCATTATCTTCCGGAGAGCAAAATATTTCGGGGGTGGAGTATTCTCGCTTGCTACCACTGTCATGAGTGATCTCATTCATAAAGATCCAACTTGTTTTAATACTTTAGACTCGTCTGGTGTAACTTCTGCCTTTCTTGATGCTATCTCTGATGAGGTCATCTGCTCTGCGCAAGCCATTACATGCATCCCGCAGTCTCTGGATGCTCTGTGTCTCAACAATAGCGGTCTTCAAGCTGTCAAGGACCGAAATGCACTAAGGTgttttgttaatatatttacttcttCGTCTTATCTGCGAGCTCTTACTGGTGATACACCTAGTGCTTTGTCAAGTGGGCTTGATGAACTCCTAAGACACCAATCTTCGTTGCGCACTTATGGAGTTGATATGTTCATTGAAATCCTGAACTCCATGTTGATTATTGGATCTGGGATGGAGGCCTCCACTTCTGTGTCAGCAGATGTGCCTACTGATGCTGCTACCGCTCCTATGGAAATTGACGCTGATGAGAAGAGCTTGGCCATTTCGGATGAGGCGGAACCATCTTCTGCTGCTTCTCCAGCAAATACAGAGTTGTTTCTTCCAGATTGTGTGTGTAATGTTGCTCGTCTCTTTGAAATAGTTCTTCAGAATGCAGAAGTATGTTCTCTATTTGTTGAGAAGAAAGGAATTGATGTTGTCTTGCAGCTACTCTCTTTACCCGTTATGCCTCTGTCAACCTCCTTTGGTCAAAACTTTTCTGTCGCTTTTAAGAACTTCTCCCCTCAGCATTCGGCTAGTCTATCTCGTACAGTGTGCTCCTACTTACGAGAACGTCTGAAGGGAACAAATGAGCTTTTGGGTGCCATTAAAGGCACTCAGCTTCTTAAACTAGAGTCTGCAGTCCAGATGACGATTTTGAGATCCCTTTTCTGCCTAGAAGGCATGTTGTCCCTCTCAAACTTTCTGTTGAAAGGAACATCTTCAGTTATCGCGGAATTAAGTGCTGCTGATGCTGATGTACTAAAAGAACTTGGTCTAACATACAAGCAAATAATTTGGCAGATGGCTTTGTCTAGTGAGACCAAGGAAGATGAGAAAAAGAGTGTTGATGGAGGACCTGATAATTCAATTTTAGCCTCATCTAGTACTGTTGAAAGAGAGAGTGAAGAGGACTCAAGAAATGCTTCAGCAGTTAGATACACAAACCATGTATCCATTAGAAGAAGTACCTCTCAATCTATTTGGCGTGGTGGTCGTGATCTGTCTGTTATGCGTTCCATCGAGAGTATGCATGGTCGTACACGACAAGCGATTTCCCGAACGAGGGGTGGGAGAACTCGTCGACACCTGGAGGCTTTTAATTTTGATTCTGAAATTCCACCTGATTTACCAGGTACATCATCTTCCCATGAGCTGAAAAAGAAAAGCACTGAAGTCCTGACTGTTGAAATTTTAGACAAGTTGAATTGTACTCTGCGTCTTTTTTTCACTGCCCTTGTGAAAGGAGGATTCACCTCTGCGAATCGTCGCAGAATTGATGGAGCACCACTGAGTTCCGCATCTAAGAAGACGCTTGGTAATGCCATAGCTAAAGTATTTCTTGAAGCTCTTAACTTCGATGGGAATGGTGTTACTGCTGAGCATGATATATTTCTGTCCGTAAAGTGCCGATACCTTGGAAAAGTGGTAGATGACATGGCTTCCCTGACATTTGATACTCGAAGAAGGGTCTGTTTCACAGCTATGATTAATAGTTTTTATGTCCATGGAACATTTAAGCAACTTCTCACCACATTTGAAGCGACAAGCCAGTTGCTTTGGACAGTGCCGTTTTCTGTTACTGCATCTGATACTGAGAATGAGAAGCCAGGTGAAAGGAACATATGGTCTCGCAAGACGTGGCTGGTGGATACTCTGCAAATCTATTGCCGAGCACTGGACTATTTTGTTAACTCTACATTTCTGTTATCTCCAGCCTCCACTTCTCAAACGCAGCTTCTTGTCCAGCAAGAGCAAGCTTCAATTGGTTTGTCGATCGAACTCCATCCTGTACCAAGGGAACCTGAAACTTTCGTGCGAAATCTGCAGTCTCAGGTTCTGGATGTCATACTACCTATATGGAACCACCCTATGTTTCCTGATTGCAATCCTAATTTTGTGGCTTCGGTTACCTCCCTTGTTACGCATATATACTCTGGTGTTGTGGATGCTACGCAAAATCAAGCCCGGGGTACAAACCAAAGAGCCTTGCCTCTACAGCCTGACGAAACCATTGTTGGTATGATTGTTGAAATGGGATTTTCAAGGTCAAGGGCAGAATACGCGTTACGAAGAGTTGGAACAAACAGTGTTGAAATAGCTATTGAGTGGTTGTTTGCCAATCCTGAGCATACTGTGCAGGAAGATGACGAGCTGGCCCAAGCACTTGCACTATCTCTTGGCAATGCATCCAAAACTCCAAAACCTGTAGATGTCCCTCTGGAAGAAGCGGATCCAAAAGAACCATCTGTTGATGAAGTTATTACTGCATCGGTGAAGTTATTTGAAAGTGATGATTCTATGGCTTTCCCATTGATGGATTTGTTTGTAACACTTTGTAGCCGAAACAAAGGGGAAGATCGGCCGAAAATTGTGTCGTTTCTTATACAGCAACTGAAGCTAGTACAAGTTGATTTCTCCAAGGATACTGGTGCTTTGACTATGCTACCACACATTCTAGCATTAGTTCTCTCAGAGGATGACAACACACGAGAAATTGCTGCACAGGATGGAATTGTGACCGTAGCAATTGATATCTTGACGAATTTCAAGCTTAAGAGTGAATCTGAAAGTCAGATTCTGGCTCCAAAATGCATTAGCGCTTTACTTCTTATCTTGAGCATGATGCTGCAGGCTCGGACAAGAATCTCGTCTGAATTTTTGGAAGGAAATCATGGTGGATCTTTGGAGCCGAGTGATTATCCGCAAGACTCAGCAGCAGCGTTAAAGAAAGTGTTATCTTCAGATGTTGCTAAAGAGGAGTCGAAACCGGATTTGGAATCAGTTTTTGGAAAATCTACAGGCTATCTGACCATGGAAGAGGGTCAAAAAGCTCTACTAATCGCATGTGGCCTCGTAAAGCAGTGTGTTCCAGAAATGATCATGCAGGCTGTTCTTCAGTTATGTGCACGTCTAACTAAAACTCATGCTTTAGCTATCCAGTTTCTGGAAAATGGAGCCTTATCCTCACTTTTTAATCTTCCCAAAAAATGTTTCTTCCCTGGGTATGATACTGTTGCATCTGTTATTGTACGTCATCTGGTTGAAGATCCACAGACTCTCCAAATTGCTATGGAATCAGAAATACGACAGACCTTGAGTGGAAAGAGACATGTAGGTAGGGTATTACCTCAGACATTTCTGACAACAATGGCACCTGTAATTTCGAGAGATCCTGTGGTTTTCATGAAAGCCGTGGCTTCTACTTGTCAGCTGGAGTCATCAGGAGGGAGGGACTTTGTGATTCCGTCGAAGGAAAAAGAAAAGCCAAAAGTTTCCAGCAGTGAGCAGGGATTGCCTCTGAATGAACCCCTTCGAATATCCGAAAATAAGCTTCATGATGGGTCAGGGAAATGTTCGAAAAGCCACAGACGAGTCCCTGCTAATTTCATCCAAGTTATCGATCAGCTTATTGATATTGTCTTAAGTTTTCCTAGGGTGAAGAGGCAGGAAGATGATGAAACCAATTTAATTGCAATGGAAGTTGATGTGCCGGCAACTAAAGTGAAGGGTAAGTCAAAAGTTGGTGATCCAGAGGAAGCAGAATTTGGATCTGAAGAATTGGCCAGGgtaacatttattttgaaattgttGAGTGATATTGTTATCATGTACTTGCACGGTACCAGTGTCATACTGAGGCGGGATACAGAAATATCTCAGCTTCGGGGATCCAATCTACCCGATAATTCACCTGGCAATGGAGGGTTAATTTACCATATCATTCACCGATTACTTCCTATATCGCTCAAAAATTCTGTTGGATCTGAAGTTTGGAAAGAGAAGTTGTCTGAAAAAGCTTCCTGGTTTCTGGTCGTTTTTTGCAGCCGTTCCAGTGAGGGACGTAGAAGAATAATCAGTGAGCTTTCGAGTGTTTTATCTGTATTGGCTTCCTTGGGAAAGAGTTCTTCTAGTAAAAGTGTTCTGTTACCTGATAAAAGAGTTCTTGCTTTTGCTGGCCTGGTTTATTCGATATTAACAAAGAATTCATCTTCCAGCAACTTACCTGGTTGTGGTTGCTCACCTGACGTTGCAAAGAGCATGATAGATGGGGGAATTATTAAGTGTCTGACCAGCATTCTTCACGTAATTGACCTCGACCACCCTGATGCTCCAAAGCTTGTCACTCTTATTCTCAAGTCTCTTGAGACACTGACGAGTGCTGCAAATACTGCTGAGCAGCTAAAATCAGCAGGGTCAAACGAGACGAAGGGCACAGATTCTAATGAGAGACATGACAGTCGTGGAACTTCAACTGAGGCTGAAGTTGATGAGTCAAACCGAAACAATAGCAGTCTACAACAAGTAACTGATGCCGCAGAGAATGGACAGGAGCACCCTCAAATTTCCTCTCAAAGCGAAGGTGGAAGGGGTTCGAGTCAAACCCAGGCTATGCCTCAAGAGATGAGGATAGAAGGCGAGGAGACAATACTGCCTGAACCTATTCAGATGGATTTcatgggagaagaagatgaccAAATTGAAATGAATTTTCATGTTGAAAATAGGGCCggagatgatggagatgatgccaTGGGAGAcgaagaggatgatgatgaggaaggaTTTGATGACATCGGACCCGAACTGGAGGATGATGAGGATGCAGATTTAGTGGCAGACGGAGCTCGGAGTGTTATGTCTCTTTCTGGAACTGATGCCGAAGACCCTGAAGATACTGGCCTCGGAGATGAATATAATGATGACATGATTGACGAAGATGAGGATGATATCCACGAGAATCGTGTAATAGAGGTGCAGTGGAGGGAAGCTCTTGATGGGCTGGATCATTTTCAGATTCTTGGGCGATCTGGTGGTGGAAATGAATTTATTGATGACTTTGAAGGAATGAATATGGGCGATCTGGTTACTCTGCAGAGACCCGGCTTTGATCGTAGACGTCAAGCAGACATAAATTCTTTCCATCGATCTGGTTCCCAAGTACATGGCTTTCAGCATCCGCTCTTCTCGAGACCTTTGCGAACTGGCAATACGGCCTCAGTTTCAGCAAGTGCTGGCAGGAATGATATATCACAGTTTTACATGTTTGATACGCCGGTTATACCATTTGATCAAGTACCAAGTAATCCTTTCAGTGATCGCTTAGGAGGTAGTGGGGCACCTCCTCCTTTGACTGATTATTCTGTGGTGGATATGGATTCATCAAGAAGAGGGGTTGGTAATAGTCGGTGGACTGATATAGGTCACCCTCAACCAAGTAGTCAATCTGCGTCGATTGCCCAACTGATAGAAGAACATTTTATTTCCAACCTTCGTGCTTCTGCGCTAGCAGATAGTGTTGTCGAAAGGGAAACTAATAGCACGGAAGTCCAAGAGCAGCAGCATCCATCTGTTGGAAGCGAAAGCGTTTTGGGGGATGGTAACGACGGTGGTCAACAAAGTGAAGCGCATGAAATGTTGAATAATAATGACAATGTTGATAACCCACCTGATGTAACGGCTGGAATTTTCTCCCAAGCTCGAGCAAATCTAGCTTCCCCTGTACTTCTGCAGCCTCTTCCTATGAACAGTACACCAAATGAGATTGACAGAATGGAAGTTGGGGAAGGTGATGGAGTACCTATTGAGCAAGCAGATGTCGTAGCTGTGGATCTTGTCTCCACTGCCCAGGGCCAACCTGATACGTCCAGTAGTCAAAATGTCTCTGGTATGGGGACGCCAATTCCAGTAGATGATCCCATTTCCAATTGTCAACCAAGTGGGGATGTACATATGAGTAGTGATGGTGCAGAGGGAAATCAAAGTGTGGAACCTTCACTATTATCCCGTGATAACAATGAGCTCTCATCCAGGGAAGCTACCCAAGATGCGAGTAATGATGAGCAACTTGCTGAAGGTAGCTTGGAGTTGGACGGTAGGGCACCCGAAGCGAATTCCATCGATCCTACATTTTTAGAGGCGCTCCCTGAAGAATTACGGGCAGAAGTTCTTGCTTCTCAGCAAGCTCAGTCCGTTCAGCCCCCAACTTATGAACCACCTTCGGTAGAAGACATAGATCCTGAATTTTTGGCAGCGCTTCCCCCAGATATCCAAACAGAAGTTCTTGCTCAACAAAGGGTACAAAGGATGGCACATCAGTCACAAGGACAGCCAACTGACATGGATAATGCTTCAATTATTGCTACCCTACCTGCCGATTTACGTGAAGAG GTTCTCTTAACTTCTTCAGAGGCAGTTTTGGCAGCGTTGCCTTCACCTTTACTTGCAGAAGCGCAGATGCTCAGAGACCGAGCAATGAGTCACTATCAGGCTCGTAGCCATAGTAATCGAAGGAATGGTTTGGGTTACAATAGGCTGACGGGGATGAACAGGAACGTCGGAGTCACTATTGGTCAGAGGGATGTTTCATCTTTTGCAGATGGCTTGAAAGTAAAAGAGATGGAAGGAGACCGTCTTGTGGATGTCGAGGCCTTGAAATCACTAATTAGGCTACTACGACTTGCACAG CCGTTGGGGAAAGGCCTTCTGCATAGGCTTCTCTTCAATCTGTGTGCTCACCGTGTTACAAGAGCCAACTTGGTTCAACTTCTGTTGGATTTGATTAGGCCAGAGATGGAAACATCACCGAGCGAGTTGGCAATAAGTAATCAGCAAAGACTCTATGGCTGTCAGTCAAATGTTATTTATGGACGATCCCAGCTGTTGAATG GTCTTCCTCCTCTAGTGTTCCGTCGGGTGCTAGAGGTTCTGACGTATTTGGCTACGAATCATTCGGCTGTTGCTGACATGTTGTTCTACTTTGATTCGTCACTTGTGTCCCAATTGTCAAAGCCAAAACCCTCTGTATGTGAAGGCAAGGGTAAGGAGACTGTTACTCATGTGACAGACTCCCGGAATCTGGAGATACCTCTCGTTGTCTTCCTAAAGCTGCTTAATCGGCCTCAGCTTTTGCAAAGTACATCCCATCTAGCACTG GTCATTGGTTTACTGCAAGAAGTTGTCTACACCGCAGCATCCCGAATTGAGGGTTGGTCTCCGTTATCAAGTTTATCTGAGAAATCAGAAGAGAAACCGGTTGGTGAAGAAGCTTCAAGTGAAACACGAAAAGATGCGAAGTCTGAGCAAGTGGATGAAGCTGATAAGCAATCTGTTGCAAGAGTAAAGAATTGTGCtgatatatataacatattctTGCAGTTGCCACAGTCCGATCTCTGCAATCTTTGCCTACTTCTTGGATATGAAGG GTTATCGGATAAAATTTACCTTTTAGCAGGAAAGGTGATAAAAAAGCTGGCTGCCGTAGATGTGGCTCATCGGAGGTTTTTCGCAAAAGAACTCTCACAGTTGGCAAGCGGGTTGAGTGCCTCAACTGTCCGCGAGCTGGCAACACTGAGCAATACAGAGAAGATGAGTCACAGTACAGGTTCCATGGCAGGTGCTTCACTTCTCCGTGTTCTACAGGTTCTTAGCTCACTAACTTCCACTATTGATGATGGCAATCCTGGAACCGAAAAGGAAACAGAACAGGAGGAACAAAACATTATGGAGAGACTAAACATGGCATTAGAGCCCCTTTGGCAGGAACTTAGCCAGTGTATCAGCATGACTGAGGTGCAGCTGGATCATACTTCAGCCACAACAACCGTGTCCAGTGTAAACCCCGGTGATCATGCCCTAGGGGTCACTGCTCCGTCCCCTATTTCTCCGGGAACTCAGAGGTTCCTACCTCTTATTGAGGCTTTCTTTGTTCTGTGTGAGAAAATTCAAACTCCGTCAATACTACATCAGGATCAGGCGAATGTGACAGCTGGAGAAGTAAAGGAGTCTGCTCTTAGTTTATCATCTAAGACCAGTGTAGATTCTCAGAAGAAAATTGATGGCTCCCTTACATTTGCAAAGTTTGCGGAGAAGCATAAGCGACTTTTGAATTCATTTGTTAGGAAAAACCCAAGTTTACTGGAGAAGTCCCTTTCAATGATGCTCAAGGCACCAAGGCTGATTGATTTTGACAACAAGAAAGCTTACTTCAGGTCAAGGATAAAGCACCAGCATGATCAACACATTTCTGGTCCATTGCGTATCAGTGTCCGCCGAGCTTATATGTTGGAAGATTCATACAACCAGTTACGTATGCGCTCCCTACAGGATCTGAGAGGACGTCTGAATGTGCAGTTTCAAGGTGAAGAAGGTGTTGATGCTGGTGGTCTTACAAGAGAATGGTATCAGTTAGTGTCAAGAGTTATATTTGACAAAGGAGCGTTGCTTTTCACTACCGTTGGAAATGATGCCACCTTCCAGCCGAATCCCAACTCTGTTTACCAAAATGAGCATCTGTCATACTTCAAATTTGTTGGTCGCATG GTGGCAAAGGCGTTGTTTGATGGGCAGCTTTTGGATGTTTATTTTACGCGCTCCTTCTATAAACACATACTTGGTGTGAAGGTAACCTATCATGACATTGAGGCGGTGGATCCTGATTACTACAAGAACTTGAAGTGGCTGTTAGAG AATGATGTGAGCGACATACTCGACCTCACATTTAGTATGGACGCAGATGAGGAAAAACACATTCTATACGAAAAGACTGAG GTGACGGACTATGAGCTTAAACCTAGAGGAAGAAACATACGGGTAACAGAGGAAACAAAGCATGAATATGTTGACCTTGTGGCCGGACACATACTTACCAATGCTATTCGGCCTCAAATAAACGCCTTCCTGGAAGGCTTTAATGAGTTAATACCTCGTGAGCTCGTATCCATTTTTAATGATAAAGAGCTCGAGCTCCTAATCAGCGGATTGCCTGAGATTGATT TCGATGATCTTAAAGCCAATACCGAGTATACCAGCTACACGGCTGGATCCCCTGTGATTCATTGGTTCTGGGAGGTCGTTAAAGCTTTTAGCAAGGAAGACATGGCTAGATTTCTTCAATTTGTCACCGGAACATCAAAG GTTCCTTTAGAAGGTTTCAAGGCACTGCAAGGTATTTCTGGACCTCAAAGATTACAAATCCACAAGGCATATGGAGGTCCGGAGCGGCTGCCATCAGCTCATACATG ttTTAACCAACTAGACCTTCCAGAGTATCCATCTAAGGAACAACTTGAGGAACGTCTGCTACTTGCCATTCACGAAGCCAGTGAAGGTTTCGGGTTTGCTTGA